In Methanosarcina siciliae T4/M, one genomic interval encodes:
- a CDS encoding ABC transporter substrate-binding protein yields MKLKIITVLLTISIIFSGCISQSAKNTGIKEETTDLKQEVTVPVGDRELFLDPLLGTSTSWHTRPLIFDTLLVSDREGIHPALASSVERTEDGKTWILHLLEGVKFHDGTPFDAYTASYSLNKSFGDSASRYSLTVESIEVIDNYTLNVTLGKPFGPFLDEVAAAWIVCPNCYDSDGEFKEAIGTGAFILENYSREEITLRANPDYWGGAPKIQKVIVKAIPDASTQVIAFEAGELDVIGADISGIGLSDVKRLGEDPRFEIYTRPDAQIDIIGFNVESEYFSDKKIREAVNYGIDRQELVDSVLEGYGIPAVGPIGYDDSIPWTNTEIEGYAYDPETAAELLKEAGWEDQDGDGIVEKDGKPFEINLIDANTRPYYRAMTEVIQAQLSKIGIKVNIRVLESGAYQTALKEKDFDMATIPNYGKRETDPYPYLFMFFCSKGTYPIMNNETFDGLYFRSLSTVDPEQREALYDQMQEVIMDECVCAFLMHPVKVGTAKKEFKNFELRHGFDGFIPFKKAYFSEE; encoded by the coding sequence ATGAAATTAAAAATTATCACGGTCTTACTTACAATTTCAATAATCTTCTCAGGATGTATTTCTCAAAGTGCGAAAAATACCGGTATTAAAGAAGAAACAACAGATCTGAAACAGGAAGTGACAGTTCCGGTGGGAGACCGGGAACTGTTTCTGGATCCTCTTCTCGGCACTTCAACCTCGTGGCATACTCGTCCATTAATTTTTGATACTTTACTGGTTTCGGATAGGGAAGGCATTCATCCGGCCCTTGCGTCTTCAGTGGAAAGGACCGAAGACGGTAAAACATGGATACTCCACCTGCTCGAGGGAGTGAAATTCCACGATGGAACTCCCTTTGACGCATATACCGCGAGTTACTCCCTTAATAAATCCTTTGGAGATTCTGCCAGCAGGTACAGTCTTACAGTGGAATCCATAGAAGTAATAGATAATTACACCCTGAATGTCACTCTGGGCAAACCCTTTGGGCCCTTCCTTGATGAAGTCGCTGCGGCCTGGATCGTCTGTCCCAATTGCTATGACAGTGATGGAGAGTTTAAGGAAGCAATCGGCACAGGTGCATTTATTCTTGAAAACTATTCCAGAGAGGAAATCACCCTTAGGGCAAATCCCGATTACTGGGGAGGAGCCCCAAAAATCCAGAAAGTGATCGTTAAAGCGATTCCGGATGCAAGCACCCAGGTTATAGCATTCGAAGCAGGAGAACTGGATGTTATCGGGGCAGACATCTCCGGAATAGGACTATCAGACGTTAAGAGGCTTGGGGAAGACCCGAGATTTGAAATATATACAAGGCCCGATGCCCAGATTGACATAATCGGGTTCAACGTGGAAAGTGAATATTTCAGTGACAAGAAAATAAGAGAAGCTGTAAACTATGGAATTGACAGGCAGGAACTGGTTGATTCCGTCCTTGAAGGATATGGCATTCCGGCCGTAGGCCCTATAGGTTATGATGATTCTATCCCCTGGACGAATACCGAAATCGAGGGATACGCCTATGACCCTGAAACAGCCGCCGAACTCCTAAAAGAAGCGGGATGGGAAGATCAGGACGGAGACGGGATTGTAGAAAAAGACGGAAAACCCTTCGAAATAAACCTTATTGATGCGAATACCAGGCCCTATTACAGAGCCATGACAGAGGTAATTCAGGCCCAGCTTTCAAAAATAGGAATAAAAGTTAACATAAGAGTACTTGAAAGCGGAGCTTACCAGACTGCATTAAAGGAAAAAGACTTTGACATGGCTACGATCCCCAACTACGGAAAGAGAGAAACTGACCCCTACCCCTACCTGTTCATGTTCTTCTGCTCGAAGGGTACGTACCCTATCATGAACAATGAAACCTTTGACGGACTCTATTTCAGATCCCTGAGCACCGTGGATCCCGAGCAGAGGGAAGCTCTCTACGACCAGATGCAGGAGGTAATCATGGACGAGTGTGTCTGTGCTTTCCTGATGCACCCTGTGAAAGTAGGCACTGCAAAGAAAGAATTCAAGAATTTTGAGTTAAGACACGGTTTTGACGGATTCATCCCCTTCAAAAAAGCGTACTTCAGCGAGGAGTGA
- a CDS encoding S-layer protein domain-containing protein: MKRKFHLLSVTIILTAALVSIVYVSSAAWFAYEARGPIINSSNNCEYLCWGGSNWGPLYWEINNEASYTEFLYYENIGDSSNPPIGGKNCIIDEGELIYSTAPYSKAYKASSKGGSTEVDSYCRIPWMCKKYVAVGGDARKITPIVIEQGSSAEKITKVGESWDLGKNYSLMCNQVDTDGGKVWLSLYKNGVELESDILDSESADSRTFVAKDSFADMDDAVYFVTYADTVFSSATDNFVRLKYTWLIDKDDVNIIKLDDKFGGMECTEASENLIKLSNANRMELKIDGDTFFTDDMYIKTSALMPRSGAISKVRYYLYASKIYTTPDETYELRGNTYNTSSGTSILWNNSLWSAFYFDIKDPETSLKYSENLYYQNIEGSEYPAINNTSPGSNVIDEGELVYSTSPYEKTYRVKLDHYFEVQKVDNYPVVYWLGNLYVAIGGDARKITPVVVEQYYEQEKVLKVGESWDLGKNYSLICNQFDEDGGKVWLSLYKDEVELGSEVLNVSTNDADDRIFVETADFADKKDVIYFVTYVDKAFKSESDTFVKLMATLLLDKDTVITIEIDDKFGEMKCVEASENSIKLANEDPITLELDDDTYFTDDMYFTTSKAHEDGGFSIYPAKEVTVSSGYGNFGDSETNEEILVQDSADSPKTVEVDLASQHNDTAQETVENESAGQTNDAVKSPGFGVLSLIPGLFTVLLLSRKSDF, from the coding sequence ATGAAAAGAAAATTTCATCTTCTTTCAGTTACGATAATTCTTACAGCGGCTCTTGTATCGATTGTTTATGTAAGTTCGGCAGCTTGGTTTGCCTATGAAGCCCGTGGCCCGATTATTAATTCCAGTAATAATTGTGAATATCTCTGCTGGGGCGGTTCAAACTGGGGTCCTCTTTATTGGGAAATTAATAATGAAGCGTCATACACCGAGTTCCTCTATTATGAAAACATAGGAGACAGCAGCAATCCTCCGATAGGCGGTAAGAATTGCATTATAGATGAAGGTGAACTCATCTATTCTACGGCTCCCTACTCTAAAGCCTATAAAGCAAGCAGTAAAGGGGGTAGTACAGAGGTTGACAGTTACTGCCGGATTCCCTGGATGTGTAAAAAATATGTAGCTGTTGGAGGAGATGCCCGGAAGATCACACCTATCGTTATTGAGCAGGGTTCAAGTGCTGAAAAAATTACTAAAGTTGGGGAGTCCTGGGACCTTGGGAAAAACTACAGTTTAATGTGTAACCAGGTTGATACCGATGGAGGGAAGGTCTGGCTTTCCCTTTACAAAAACGGAGTTGAACTCGAATCTGATATTCTTGATTCGGAATCAGCTGATTCGAGGACTTTTGTGGCAAAAGACAGTTTTGCTGATATGGACGATGCTGTTTACTTTGTAACTTATGCGGATACTGTTTTCAGCAGTGCCACTGATAATTTTGTAAGGCTTAAATACACCTGGCTAATTGATAAAGACGATGTCAACATTATTAAGCTGGACGATAAATTCGGAGGGATGGAATGTACCGAAGCTTCCGAAAACTTGATCAAATTGTCAAATGCAAATAGAATGGAACTCAAGATCGATGGAGATACGTTCTTCACAGATGATATGTACATTAAAACTTCTGCCCTGATGCCAAGATCGGGTGCAATTTCCAAAGTGAGATATTATCTCTATGCTTCGAAAATATACACTACTCCCGATGAAACTTATGAGCTTCGGGGAAACACTTATAATACCAGCTCCGGTACCTCTATTCTCTGGAATAATTCCCTGTGGAGTGCGTTTTATTTCGACATTAAAGACCCTGAGACTTCATTGAAATACTCCGAGAATCTCTACTATCAAAATATAGAGGGCTCCGAATATCCTGCAATAAATAATACTTCTCCCGGCAGTAACGTGATAGACGAAGGTGAACTTGTCTATTCTACTAGCCCTTATGAAAAAACATACCGGGTAAAATTAGATCACTATTTTGAGGTCCAGAAGGTTGACAATTATCCGGTTGTTTACTGGCTGGGTAACCTTTATGTGGCTATCGGCGGAGATGCTCGGAAGATCACCCCTGTTGTCGTTGAACAGTATTATGAACAGGAAAAAGTCCTTAAGGTTGGAGAGTCCTGGGATCTCGGCAAGAATTATAGCCTTATCTGTAACCAGTTCGATGAAGATGGGGGCAAGGTCTGGCTTTCTCTCTACAAAGACGAAGTGGAACTTGGTTCTGAAGTCCTTAATGTCAGTACAAATGATGCTGATGACCGTATTTTTGTGGAAACAGCTGACTTTGCAGATAAAAAAGATGTTATTTACTTTGTCACTTATGTGGATAAAGCTTTCAAGAGTGAATCGGATACCTTTGTAAAACTTATGGCTACCTTACTTCTCGACAAAGACACTGTAATAACTATTGAGATTGATGACAAATTTGGTGAAATGAAATGTGTCGAAGCTTCTGAAAATTCAATCAAACTGGCTAATGAGGATCCCATAACTCTTGAACTGGATGACGATACTTACTTTACGGATGACATGTACTTTACGACATCTAAAGCCCATGAGGATGGAGGATTTTCCATATATCCTGCCAAAGAGGTTACGGTTAGCTCTGGCTACGGTAACTTTGGAGACTCCGAAACGAATGAGGAGATTCTGGTGCAGGATTCGGCTGATAGCCCAAAAACAGTTGAAGTTGATCTTGCTTCTCAGCACAACGATACGGCCCAGGAAACTGTAGAGAATGAATCCGCAGGACAGACGAATGATGCTGTAAAATCTCCTGGATTCGGAGTCTTATCTTTAATTCCGGGACTTTTTACGGTTTTATTGCTTTCAAGAAAAAGCGATTTTTAA
- a CDS encoding DNA-directed DNA polymerase — protein sequence MDFQILDADYEVINDSGPVIRLFGRGADGKSVCCFVPDFEPYFYLKASGDLHAAARLIKDTFEQVKKVEIVEKFEPVGYQKTKTEMLRITTGLPKDVPEIRDEILKIRDVLRAEGDWQVYESDILFRNRFLIDRDLGGMVWVSAEGKPVDPVRYLGTGSAGRSRCENFACDSAFLASGLKRVESLAISPLKYLAFDIECLPLDGGMPSPEASPVIMISFSFEPEYKGHKTLILLAKPADGMDGDVLPCRDETEMLNKFFEIICDYDPDIVAGYNHKDFDIPYITDRVKALAAKGETINPVIGRDGSPIGYRKFGLITRTEMKGRVVVDALPLVRRAFSLKQYTLRAVSKELLSREKLDVAPMEMEEHWNDSGEKFRKFVDYARRDSELALELVLELRLLDKYIALAQVSGSLLQEIVDGGQTSMVETLLLREFGLKDRVILPKPGDELSAERYDMSSDLKGGEVLEPKKGLLENVLILDYKSLYPTIMMAHNLCYTTVVTGDRPEGKTIKPPSGGEFVPPGVFRGIVPSILEDLLNKRGETKKRMKRASDENEYRVLDATQLAIKILLNSFYGYSGYARARLYSLTLANAVTSFGRSNILNTRDLINSRIGKIVLRNSEALLLEEAGALSPQDRIVELSVAYGDTDSVFVHCKTKGDLSLEEVSLVGNRLSNIVSDSLPDPMELEFESVAKRALLIAKKRYALWLFEPKNSGWESKIKVKGMETVRRDWCELTSTTLNKVLELVLIEGDVDQAVEHVRNVVSNVKNLDPGKDAGIIEKLILTRTLTRKADSYKNKQPHLTVAENLKKRTGVMPSIGTRIPFVITAGRGLFVDRAEDPDYVRENNVSIDVDYYVKKQILPPVERILEVFGVKMSSLDFDAKQKGLFDFEVKKPEVKTQGKVSTDKGIKGKVLEKAPEEKSRCSENGRAEQRSLFDF from the coding sequence ATGGATTTTCAGATCTTGGATGCAGATTACGAAGTCATTAATGACAGCGGGCCTGTCATCCGCCTCTTCGGCAGGGGGGCAGACGGAAAAAGTGTATGCTGCTTTGTCCCGGATTTTGAGCCTTATTTTTACCTCAAGGCCTCTGGAGACCTGCATGCCGCAGCAAGGCTTATAAAAGACACTTTTGAGCAGGTTAAAAAGGTCGAAATTGTCGAAAAGTTTGAGCCCGTAGGCTACCAGAAAACAAAGACAGAAATGCTCAGGATCACCACCGGCCTGCCGAAGGATGTGCCTGAGATAAGGGACGAGATTCTGAAAATCAGGGATGTTTTGAGAGCTGAGGGAGACTGGCAGGTTTATGAAAGTGATATCCTTTTCAGAAACCGCTTTTTAATTGACAGGGACCTTGGTGGCATGGTCTGGGTTTCTGCGGAGGGAAAGCCGGTTGATCCTGTCAGGTACTTAGGAACAGGTTCTGCAGGGCGCTCTCGTTGTGAAAATTTTGCATGTGATTCGGCATTCCTTGCATCCGGGCTGAAGAGGGTTGAAAGTCTTGCAATTTCCCCGCTGAAGTATCTGGCTTTCGATATCGAGTGCCTGCCTCTTGACGGGGGGATGCCTTCTCCGGAGGCTTCTCCTGTAATCATGATCAGCTTTTCTTTCGAGCCTGAGTATAAAGGGCACAAGACCCTTATCCTGCTGGCAAAACCTGCTGACGGGATGGACGGGGATGTCCTTCCCTGCAGGGACGAAACCGAGATGCTGAACAAATTTTTCGAGATTATCTGTGATTACGACCCTGATATTGTTGCAGGTTATAATCACAAGGACTTCGATATCCCATATATCACGGATAGGGTCAAGGCCCTTGCTGCAAAAGGGGAAACTATCAACCCGGTTATTGGCAGGGACGGTAGTCCGATAGGGTATCGAAAGTTCGGGCTCATTACCCGAACCGAAATGAAAGGGAGAGTTGTTGTTGATGCCCTTCCTCTTGTGAGGAGGGCTTTCAGCCTGAAGCAGTATACCCTGCGGGCTGTTTCAAAAGAACTGCTGAGCCGGGAAAAACTTGATGTTGCTCCCATGGAAATGGAAGAGCACTGGAATGACTCCGGGGAAAAATTCCGGAAATTTGTTGATTACGCCCGCAGGGACTCCGAGCTTGCCCTTGAGCTTGTCCTTGAGCTGAGGCTCCTTGACAAATACATAGCCCTTGCCCAGGTAAGCGGGAGCCTGCTCCAGGAAATTGTTGACGGCGGCCAGACTTCCATGGTTGAGACGCTGCTCCTCAGGGAGTTCGGGTTGAAGGACAGGGTCATTCTCCCAAAGCCCGGGGATGAACTTTCGGCCGAAAGGTATGATATGAGCTCGGACCTGAAAGGCGGGGAAGTCCTGGAACCGAAGAAAGGCCTTCTGGAAAATGTGCTGATCCTCGACTACAAGTCCCTTTATCCGACCATCATGATGGCGCACAACCTCTGTTACACAACTGTTGTGACCGGGGATCGGCCTGAAGGGAAAACCATCAAGCCGCCTTCCGGGGGAGAATTCGTCCCTCCTGGGGTATTCAGGGGTATTGTGCCTTCCATTCTTGAAGACCTCCTTAATAAGAGGGGAGAAACAAAGAAAAGGATGAAACGGGCCTCGGATGAAAACGAATATCGTGTACTTGATGCCACCCAGCTTGCCATAAAAATCCTGCTGAACAGTTTTTACGGCTATTCGGGATATGCCCGGGCAAGGCTTTACAGCCTGACGCTTGCAAACGCCGTAACAAGTTTTGGGAGAAGTAACATCCTCAATACCCGGGACCTCATCAACAGCAGGATCGGAAAAATCGTCCTCCGGAACTCGGAAGCTTTACTTCTCGAAGAGGCAGGAGCCCTTTCTCCTCAGGACAGGATCGTTGAACTTTCAGTCGCTTACGGGGATACGGACAGTGTTTTTGTGCACTGCAAAACAAAAGGGGACCTCTCTCTTGAAGAAGTCAGTCTTGTAGGAAACCGACTTTCTAATATCGTTTCTGACTCCCTTCCCGATCCCATGGAACTCGAGTTCGAATCCGTTGCAAAACGCGCTCTCCTTATTGCAAAGAAACGTTACGCGCTCTGGCTTTTTGAACCTAAAAACTCGGGCTGGGAAAGCAAGATCAAGGTCAAAGGCATGGAAACCGTGCGTCGGGACTGGTGCGAACTTACTTCGACGACCCTTAATAAAGTTCTTGAACTTGTGCTTATAGAGGGTGATGTCGACCAGGCAGTAGAACATGTCCGCAACGTGGTCAGCAATGTAAAAAACCTTGACCCGGGAAAGGATGCCGGGATTATCGAGAAGCTTATCCTGACCCGAACCCTTACCCGGAAAGCAGACAGCTACAAGAATAAGCAACCTCACCTTACCGTTGCGGAAAACCTGAAAAAGCGGACCGGAGTCATGCCTTCAATAGGGACAAGGATCCCCTTTGTCATCACTGCGGGCCGAGGCCTCTTTGTAGACCGGGCCGAGGACCCTGACTATGTCCGTGAAAATAACGTTTCTATAGATGTAGACTATTATGTTAAGAAACAGATCCTGCCGCCGGTTGAACGTATCCTGGAAGTCTTCGGGGTCAAAATGTCATCTCTTGACTTTGATGCAAAGCAAAAAGGTCTCTTTGATTTCGAAGTAAAGAAACCCGAAGTGAAAACTCAGGGAAAAGTGTCCACTGACAAAGGGATCAAAGGGAAAGTCCTGGAAAAAGCCCCTGAAGAGAAATCCCGGTGTTCGGAGAACGGGCGTGCAGAGCAGCGCTCACTGTTTGATTTCTAA
- a CDS encoding phosphate ABC transporter substrate-binding protein, with protein sequence MVNNLKTYAVLTLVVIGLVFLGIGCTGNENSEGSSPVQETSSEGTSAAEAPAAEAQSIFLKGSDTVLPLAQAEAEEFMIEYPEKSVTVTGGGSGVGIAALIDGEVDIATASREMKAEEIEAAEANGITPVETTIAYDGITVIVNPGNPVTELTFDQLRGIYNGSISNWKDVGGEDQDIVVLSRDSSSGTYEYFKEEVLLEDEYRPDALTQPATGGIVSEVSQNANAIGYIGVAYLDDSVKALNLDAGNGFEAPSSENILSGAYPLARALYFYTDGEPSGLTKEFVDFVLSETGQNLVTEVGYFPVNQ encoded by the coding sequence ATGGTAAATAATTTAAAAACTTACGCAGTCCTGACCTTAGTGGTTATCGGGCTTGTGTTTCTGGGAATCGGTTGTACTGGTAATGAAAATAGTGAGGGGTCTTCTCCAGTTCAGGAAACCTCTTCTGAGGGAACTTCTGCAGCTGAAGCCCCTGCAGCTGAGGCACAGAGCATTTTTTTGAAAGGCTCGGACACAGTTCTCCCTCTTGCTCAGGCTGAAGCTGAAGAATTTATGATTGAGTATCCTGAGAAAAGCGTAACCGTTACCGGGGGCGGATCTGGAGTTGGGATTGCAGCTCTCATTGACGGAGAGGTGGATATTGCTACCGCATCCAGGGAAATGAAGGCTGAAGAAATCGAAGCTGCCGAAGCAAACGGCATCACCCCTGTGGAGACTACTATTGCTTATGATGGTATCACCGTAATTGTAAACCCTGGGAACCCTGTTACTGAACTCACTTTTGACCAGCTTCGCGGAATCTACAACGGGAGCATCAGCAACTGGAAAGATGTTGGCGGAGAGGACCAGGACATTGTAGTTCTTTCCAGGGACAGCAGTTCTGGAACTTATGAATACTTTAAGGAAGAAGTTTTACTCGAGGATGAGTACCGTCCTGATGCCCTTACCCAGCCGGCTACAGGCGGAATTGTGAGTGAGGTGTCTCAGAATGCCAATGCTATCGGTTACATCGGAGTTGCATACCTCGATGATAGCGTAAAAGCCTTAAACCTGGATGCCGGGAATGGCTTTGAAGCTCCAAGCTCCGAAAACATCCTCAGTGGTGCATACCCGCTTGCGAGAGCTCTCTACTTCTATACCGACGGGGAACCCTCAGGCCTGACAAAGGAATTTGTTGACTTTGTGCTGAGTGAAACCGGGCAGAACCTTGTGACTGAAGTCGGGTACTTCCCTGTAAATCAGTAA
- the pstC gene encoding phosphate ABC transporter permease subunit PstC — MFNRNYKEKTIESVLFSVSALTVVILFLICLFLFRDSLLLFKDTSLLDFLTGKFWYPTSVNRQFGLLPLFLGSLIVTAGAILFAVPLGIASAIYISEIAPPKVADALKPFIEILAGIPSVVFGFFGLVILVPLVQKIFNLPTGQTALTGSIMLGIMALPTIITISEDAISSVPSTLKQGSLALGATRWQTMYRVIVPAAISGISAAVMLGIGRAIGETMTVMMVTGNTAVIPGFPGGILDPVRTMTATIALEMGEVPQGSAHFHALFAVGTVLFIITFLINLIADSIKKRYRFKVD, encoded by the coding sequence ATGTTTAACAGGAATTATAAGGAAAAAACGATCGAGTCGGTGCTTTTTTCAGTAAGCGCCCTTACGGTCGTCATCCTTTTCCTTATATGCCTTTTTTTGTTCAGGGACAGTTTACTTCTCTTTAAAGACACGTCTCTTCTTGACTTTCTTACGGGAAAGTTCTGGTACCCTACATCCGTGAACAGGCAGTTCGGGTTATTGCCTCTCTTTTTAGGCTCTCTTATTGTTACTGCCGGAGCAATCCTTTTTGCAGTACCTCTGGGGATTGCTTCTGCGATTTATATTTCTGAGATTGCACCTCCAAAGGTTGCAGATGCCCTGAAACCCTTTATCGAGATCCTGGCAGGGATTCCTTCTGTAGTATTCGGGTTCTTCGGGCTTGTAATTCTGGTCCCGCTTGTGCAGAAAATCTTTAACCTGCCTACCGGGCAAACAGCGCTTACGGGTTCCATTATGCTTGGAATCATGGCGCTTCCCACGATAATCACTATTTCAGAAGATGCCATAAGTTCGGTCCCCAGCACTCTCAAACAGGGTTCGCTTGCTCTGGGAGCTACACGATGGCAGACCATGTACAGGGTCATAGTCCCTGCGGCTATTTCCGGAATTTCAGCTGCCGTAATGCTCGGCATAGGGAGAGCCATAGGGGAGACTATGACAGTCATGATGGTTACCGGAAATACGGCAGTAATTCCGGGTTTTCCCGGAGGAATCCTGGACCCTGTGAGGACAATGACTGCCACAATCGCGCTTGAAATGGGGGAAGTGCCCCAGGGAAGCGCTCATTTCCATGCCCTTTTTGCGGTAGGAACCGTGCTTTTCATCATAACTTTCCTGATTAACCTGATTGCGGATTCGATCAAAAAACGATACAGGTTCAAGGTGGACTGA
- the pstA gene encoding phosphate ABC transporter permease PstA yields MELNPKVNENDRKSFRMQGGLGLGLNARTSERIAFLLIGLSAMLVAGFVVVILAYIIYNGYSAISVEFLTEMPRMRMTQGGIYPAIVGTVLLIIGSMAVALPLGIMAAVYLNEYAGDTRSTWLIEMAINNLAGTPSVVFGLFGLALFVKYFGFGSSILSASLTLSFLIIPVIIRSSQEALIAVPKEYRDSSLALGISKWSTIRHVVLPAAIPGIVTGSILSIGRVAGETAPILLTGVAYFLPRLPDSIYSQFMALPYHLFVLATSGTSIVKTRPLQYGTALVLLMIVLGLNSIAVLIRRHYRKKLQI; encoded by the coding sequence ATGGAGTTAAATCCAAAAGTAAATGAAAATGATCGTAAATCTTTTCGGATGCAGGGTGGGCTGGGCCTGGGATTGAATGCCAGAACAAGTGAAAGAATCGCCTTTTTGCTAATCGGGCTTTCGGCAATGCTGGTAGCCGGGTTTGTGGTCGTTATCCTTGCCTACATTATTTACAACGGTTACAGTGCGATTAGTGTTGAATTCCTTACCGAGATGCCCCGCATGAGAATGACTCAGGGGGGGATCTATCCGGCAATAGTGGGCACCGTTCTCCTTATTATAGGCTCAATGGCTGTAGCTCTTCCTCTGGGAATTATGGCTGCTGTCTACCTGAATGAATATGCAGGAGATACGCGCAGCACCTGGCTTATAGAAATGGCAATCAATAACCTTGCAGGGACTCCTTCCGTAGTGTTCGGGCTCTTCGGGCTGGCCCTGTTTGTCAAGTACTTCGGTTTCGGTTCTTCTATACTGTCAGCTTCCCTTACTCTTTCTTTTCTGATTATCCCTGTGATTATCCGTTCCAGCCAGGAAGCCCTGATTGCAGTACCTAAAGAATACAGGGATTCCTCTCTTGCGCTCGGGATCAGCAAATGGAGTACCATAAGGCATGTAGTATTGCCGGCTGCCATTCCCGGAATAGTCACAGGTTCCATTCTGAGTATCGGAAGGGTTGCAGGGGAAACGGCTCCCATTCTGCTTACGGGGGTTGCTTATTTCCTGCCAAGGCTGCCTGACTCGATATATTCTCAGTTCATGGCTCTGCCCTACCACCTTTTTGTGCTGGCAACCTCCGGGACGAGCATTGTTAAAACAAGGCCCCTCCAGTACGGGACTGCGCTTGTCCTGTTAATGATCGTGCTAGGTTTGAATTCCATAGCGGTTTTGATCCGCAGGCATTACAGGAAAAAATTGCAAATCTGA
- the pstB gene encoding phosphate ABC transporter ATP-binding protein PstB: MTEAVQNVAQPQIEVENLNLWYGEKQALKNISMQVPKNSVTALIGPSGCGKSTFIRCLNRMNDLIKDCRIEGKVSIENEDIYEKGVDVVELRKRVGMVFQKPNPFPMSIYENIAYGPRIHGVNKKDLDGIVEFALRSAALWNETSDRLKSTAFSLSGGQQQRLCIARTLAVKPEIILFDEPCSALDPISTSRIEELIMNLKKDYTIVIVTHNMQQAARVSDYTGFFLMGELIEFGKTRQIFHNPEEQSTEDYITGRFG, encoded by the coding sequence ATGACTGAAGCTGTTCAAAACGTAGCTCAGCCCCAGATTGAAGTAGAAAACCTGAATCTGTGGTATGGGGAAAAACAGGCTCTTAAAAATATCTCCATGCAGGTCCCCAAAAACAGCGTAACTGCCCTTATAGGGCCTTCAGGCTGCGGCAAATCCACTTTCATCCGCTGCCTTAACAGAATGAATGACCTTATTAAGGACTGCAGGATAGAAGGTAAAGTCTCAATTGAGAACGAGGACATTTACGAAAAAGGTGTTGATGTCGTTGAGCTCCGGAAACGCGTAGGAATGGTTTTCCAGAAGCCCAACCCTTTTCCAATGTCTATTTATGAGAATATTGCATACGGGCCGCGTATACATGGTGTGAATAAGAAAGACCTTGACGGTATTGTTGAGTTTGCTCTCCGTTCGGCTGCCCTCTGGAATGAAACCTCTGACCGGTTAAAGTCAACTGCGTTTTCCCTTAGTGGGGGGCAGCAGCAAAGGCTTTGTATTGCCCGGACGCTTGCAGTGAAACCGGAAATCATTCTCTTCGATGAACCTTGCAGTGCTCTTGACCCGATTTCGACGTCAAGGATCGAAGAACTGATCATGAACCTTAAAAAAGATTATACCATAGTAATCGTAACTCATAATATGCAGCAGGCAGCCAGAGTTTCGGACTATACCGGATTTTTCCTTATGGGGGAATTGATTGAGTTCGGGAAGACGAGGCAGATTTTCCATAATCCTGAAGAGCAGAGTACTGAAGACTATATTACAGGAAGGTTCGGGTGA
- the phoU gene encoding phosphate signaling complex protein PhoU, producing the protein MVRERYHEQLDLLRGSVSSLGEMAEFVFSDSMDAVINLDIELAKKMLALEPKMDRLEEGIEVSICDLLALQQPMASDLRLVVSALKIAADLRRILGLSINIARIPGKIEGEHVKPLIDTRKMANIAGYMLTNSLRAFETQDPELARATAARDDEVDKLFYSVWVELIEMMAKDTDIISKATYLLFLIRYLERIADHCCNICESVVYLTTAERVKLN; encoded by the coding sequence ATGGTTCGAGAACGATATCATGAGCAGTTGGACCTGCTGAGAGGGTCCGTTTCGTCACTTGGGGAAATGGCTGAGTTTGTCTTCAGCGATTCTATGGATGCGGTTATTAATCTCGATATTGAGCTTGCTAAAAAAATGCTTGCTCTTGAGCCTAAAATGGACAGGCTTGAGGAGGGAATCGAGGTTTCAATTTGTGACCTGCTTGCACTTCAGCAGCCCATGGCTAGTGACCTCCGACTTGTCGTTTCAGCTCTCAAGATCGCAGCAGACCTCAGGCGGATTCTGGGGCTTTCGATCAACATCGCCAGAATCCCTGGAAAAATCGAAGGCGAACATGTTAAACCCCTCATAGATACGAGAAAAATGGCAAATATTGCAGGGTATATGCTTACAAACTCCCTCAGGGCTTTTGAGACTCAGGACCCGGAACTTGCAAGAGCTACGGCGGCCAGGGATGATGAGGTTGACAAACTCTTTTACTCGGTCTGGGTGGAGTTAATAGAAATGATGGCTAAAGACACAGATATTATTTCCAAGGCCACCTATTTGCTCTTCCTGATCAGGTACCTGGAACGGATTGCCGACCACTGCTGCAACATCTGCGAAAGCGTTGTCTACCTTACCACGGCTGAGCGTGTCAAGCTGAACTAA